Proteins co-encoded in one Leptolyngbya boryana PCC 6306 genomic window:
- a CDS encoding caspase family protein has translation MKRRYFLQTTALSAIYLAQAEQYRQALARSSSRKLALLVGINSYSETRNRSLSPLNGCKTDVELQRELLIHRFGFKPSDIKILLNEDATRSNILQTFETHLIQQANSDDIVMFHFSGHGSRVFDSEAITSDQANTAFVPAASNHLNPDQSVNDIMGKTLFLLMSALKTENVTAVFDCCYSGGGTRGSERVRADASNTLYQPSKVEIDYQKSWMRKLGLTPEQLRDRRKKGAKGVILAAATANQLAKENDLADVSSGLFTYFLTQYLWESAESLTDAEAMIKRSLFAATGFQEPVFDVGPELTTKPIYFTAPIDRSAQAVVQSIRQNQATLWLGGLDKRTLESFGTGSTFSTLEGTETVTIIERKGLTAIAKIPSKLRPGTLLKESARVIPRTIKLRIGLDSSFDDQALKIESDRIEFVPTQNGAYPQFVQHILSRATSNSIGLFSPSLERLPDSFGQADESISDAIVRLTPRFQSLFAAHLIRQTLNPTASQLNIEVSLHRQNQPDQIIAQSSTNRSSNLRNQPIPVKTPCQFQIKNHDRSSLYLLIALISPNGRFSIVFPNDYISGDLSGEVSAKANRFVPDPDQGETFRIVPPLVGRGEALIVASRNPLTRTYKQLRTLAEESNRMPIAIATQRGIDAIENLLSDLDRQSGHSTYKISTEDVATLSLAFQII, from the coding sequence ATGAAACGTCGGTATTTTCTTCAAACGACAGCTTTAAGTGCAATTTATCTCGCTCAGGCAGAACAGTATCGTCAGGCATTAGCTCGATCGAGTTCACGCAAACTTGCATTATTAGTCGGCATTAATAGTTATTCGGAGACTCGCAATCGCAGTCTTTCCCCTCTAAACGGTTGCAAAACTGATGTTGAACTTCAACGCGAACTTCTAATTCATCGCTTTGGTTTCAAACCTTCAGATATCAAAATCTTGCTCAACGAAGATGCAACTCGAAGCAACATCCTACAAACTTTCGAGACTCATCTAATTCAGCAAGCAAACTCAGATGATATTGTTATGTTTCACTTTTCAGGACATGGCTCACGAGTGTTCGACTCTGAAGCAATTACCTCGGATCAAGCAAATACCGCTTTCGTTCCTGCGGCTTCAAATCATCTCAATCCTGACCAAAGCGTGAATGACATTATGGGCAAGACCTTATTTCTATTAATGTCAGCCCTGAAAACAGAGAATGTTACTGCCGTTTTTGATTGTTGTTACTCAGGGGGTGGAACTCGCGGAAGTGAACGAGTTCGAGCCGATGCAAGCAATACGCTCTATCAACCGAGCAAAGTAGAAATTGACTATCAGAAGAGTTGGATGCGAAAGCTGGGATTGACTCCTGAACAATTGCGCGATCGCAGAAAGAAAGGCGCGAAAGGTGTAATTCTCGCTGCCGCCACAGCGAACCAACTTGCAAAAGAAAATGATCTCGCTGATGTATCTTCTGGCTTGTTCACGTACTTTCTCACTCAATACCTTTGGGAATCAGCAGAGAGTTTAACGGACGCAGAAGCAATGATTAAACGATCGCTGTTCGCTGCCACAGGCTTCCAAGAACCCGTTTTTGATGTTGGACCCGAACTTACAACAAAGCCAATCTACTTCACGGCTCCGATTGATCGATCAGCTCAAGCGGTGGTGCAATCCATTCGACAAAATCAAGCTACTCTTTGGTTAGGAGGATTAGATAAGAGAACATTAGAATCTTTTGGAACGGGATCAACGTTCTCAACATTAGAGGGAACAGAGACAGTAACCATCATTGAACGAAAAGGATTAACCGCGATCGCAAAAATTCCCAGCAAGCTCCGCCCCGGAACATTGCTAAAAGAATCCGCACGAGTCATTCCAAGAACAATCAAACTGCGAATTGGTTTAGATTCATCGTTTGACGATCAAGCGCTGAAGATTGAGAGCGATCGCATCGAATTTGTCCCGACTCAAAACGGTGCTTATCCTCAATTCGTTCAACATATTCTCAGTCGCGCAACTTCAAACAGCATTGGATTATTCTCACCGAGCTTAGAACGATTGCCTGATTCATTTGGGCAAGCTGATGAATCGATTTCAGATGCGATCGTACGTCTCACCCCCAGATTTCAGAGTCTTTTCGCCGCTCATCTCATTCGCCAAACCCTCAACCCGACTGCTTCACAGTTAAACATTGAAGTTTCACTACATCGCCAAAACCAACCGGATCAAATCATCGCTCAGTCTAGTACAAATCGAAGTTCAAACCTTCGCAATCAACCGATTCCAGTTAAAACGCCTTGTCAATTTCAGATTAAAAATCACGATCGTTCATCGCTTTACTTACTCATTGCCTTGATCAGTCCGAATGGTCGTTTTTCGATCGTTTTTCCGAATGATTACATTAGCGGAGATTTGAGCGGTGAAGTGTCTGCAAAAGCAAATCGATTCGTTCCTGATCCAGATCAAGGCGAAACCTTCAGAATTGTACCTCCTTTAGTTGGACGAGGTGAAGCTTTAATTGTTGCGAGCCGTAATCCACTCACGAGAACTTACAAACAACTAAGAACACTAGCAGAAGAATCGAATCGAATGCCAATCGCGATCGCAACTCAGCGGGGAATTGATGCGATCGAGAATCTTCTCTCTGATCTCGATCGCCAATCTGGTCATTCCACTTACAAGATTAGCACTGAAGATGTTGCCACTCTTTCCCTTGCATTCCAAATTATCTAA
- a CDS encoding IS1 family transposase (programmed frameshift), with product MVLEPVQCPDCQSVDVVKHGRSAAGKQRYCCRNLECSRRSFILNFSYRGRLPEVKAQISDMAINGSGIRDTARVLKISPTTVIETPEKKSSQLEQVNISLLEQHQPDNTAVMVVRVEAAEMDEMWSFVESKQHQRWLWHAIDHQTGKVLAYVLATHEDSALKQLQQLLAPFSIQRFYTDSWGAYLRLLDEQHHTVGKANTQRIERKHLTLRTRIKRLARKTICFSKTEKMHDTVIGLFINRHEFGRAV from the exons ATGGTCCTAGAACCTGTTCAATGTCCCGATTGCCAGAGTGTGGATGTCGTTAAGCATGGTCGCAGTGCTGCTGGAAAACAACGGTATTGTTGCCGTAACTTAGAGTGTTCGAGACGATCATTTATCTTGAACTTTAGCTATCGAGGACGACTGCCTGAAGTCAAAGCGCAAATCAGCGACATGGCAATCAACGGCAGTGGTATTCGTGATACCGCCAGAGTGTTGAAGATTAGCCCAACGACTGTGATTGAAACGC CTGAAAAAAAGTCAAGTCAACTTGAACAAGTAAACATAAGTCTGCTCGAACAGCACCAACCGGATAACACGGCAGTCATGGTCGTCAGAGTCGAGGCGGCGGAGATGGACGAGATGTGGAGTTTTGTCGAGTCAAAGCAGCATCAACGATGGTTGTGGCACGCGATTGACCATCAAACTGGAAAAGTCCTTGCCTATGTGCTAGCCACCCATGAAGACTCAGCTCTTAAGCAACTTCAGCAACTGTTAGCTCCTTTTTCGATTCAACGGTTTTACACCGATAGTTGGGGAGCTTACTTGCGATTGCTAGATGAGCAGCACCATACGGTTGGCAAAGCCAACACACAGCGCATTGAGCGGAAACATCTAACTTTGAGAACTCGGATCAAGCGGCTTGCCAGAAAGACGATCTGTTTTTCCAAGACTGAGAAGATGCATGATACTGTGATTGGATTATTCATCAATCGTCATGAGTTCGGGCGAGCAGTATAA